The Vespula pensylvanica isolate Volc-1 chromosome 5, ASM1446617v1, whole genome shotgun sequence genome includes a window with the following:
- the LOC122629628 gene encoding uncharacterized protein LOC122629628: MMVVVVVIVVVVVVVEEVVQAKTSSPSRSVRAPTRNRTHVYLLDLFSYGRRDTTRRSNESSNFGTSRFQSSWTTLLRKRAVLLVTRPHNRKFLGQLSKLKRKKASVCVLRIHENPRERVRDYAGTNGNAKQSKHHRFVYCTCHVNKFSCNVPNVRMRAFPLSE; this comes from the exons atgatggtggtggtggtggtaatagtagtggtggtagtggtggtggaaGAGGTGGTACAAGCAAAGACGAGTTCTCCCAGTCGCTCAGTCCGCGCCCCGACACGCAATCGTACGCATGTTTATTTACTTGATCTCTTCTCGTACGGACGACGAGATACTACGAg ACGATCGAACGAGTCCTCGAACTTTGGAACTTCCCGCTTCCAATCTTCGTGGACGACGCTactgagaaagagagccg tactCCTTGTTACCCGGCCGCATAACCGTAAATTTCTCGGACAACTTTCAAAGCTTAAGAGGAAGAAGGCGAGCGTTTGCGTCTTACGTATACACGAGAATCCTCGAGAGA GAGTCCGAGATTATGCAGGCACCAACGGCAATGCGAAACAAAGCAAACATCACAGGTTTGTTTACTGCACATGCCACGTAAACAAATTTTCGTGCAACGTACCAAACGTACGa ATGCGTGCGTTCCCTTTATCTGAGTAG